The genomic stretch tcagacttagccttgtcttggtttaactcttatcttactgacaggatgcagtgtgtctcccataacaatgtgacctcagactatgttaaggtaacgtgcagagttccccagggttcggttcttggccctgcactctttagtatttacatgctgccgctaggtgacatcatacgcaaatacggtgttagctttcactgttatgctgatgacacccgactctacatgcccctaaagctgaccaacacgccggattgtagtcagctggaggcgtgtcttaatgaaattaaacaatcgatgtccgctaactttttgcaactcaacgctaagaaaacggaaatgctgattatcggtcctgctagacaccgacatctatttaataataccaccttaacatttgacaaccaaacaattacacaaggcgactcggtaaagaatctgggtattatcttcgacccaactctctcgtttgagtcacacattaagagtgttactaaaatggccttctttcatctccgtaatatcgctaaaattcgttccatcttgtcaactagcgacgctgagatcattattcatgcgttcgttacgtctcgtctcgattactgtaacgtattattttcgggtctccctatgtctagcattaaaagattacagttggtacaaaatgcggctgctagacttttgacaaaaacaagaaagtttgatcatattgcgCCTATACTGTGTATAcctttgtatactttgtacatatatatatacctatactggctcacttgcactggcttcctgtgcacttaagatgcaactttaaggttttactacttacgtataaaatactacacggtctagctcctgcctatcttgccgattgtattgtaccatatgtcccggcaagaaatctgcgttcaaagaactccggcttattagtgattcccagagcccaaaaaaagtctgcgggctatagagcgttttctattcgggctccaatactatggaatgccctcccggtgaaagttagagatgctacctcagtagaaacatttaagtcccatcttaaggctaatttgtatactctagcctttaaatagactccctttttagaccagttgatctgccgtttcttttcttttcttttctcgtctgctcccctctcccttatggagggggagttgcacaggtccggtggccacggatgaagtgctggttgtccagagtcgggacccggggtggacccctagcctgtgcatcggttggggacatctctacactgctgacccgtctccgctcgggatggttcctgctggccccactatggactggactttcgctgatgtgttggatccgctgtggactggactttcacaatattatgtcagacccactcgacatccattgcggtctcccctgggggggggggggtcctctccaaggtttctcatagtcattcacattgacgtcccactggggtgagttttccttgcccgtatgtgggctctgtaccgaggatgtcattgtggcttgtacagccctttgagacacttgtgatttagggctatataaataaacattgattgattgattgattgatatctggtcaggacactgtgcttgtaggctgaacttggcggtcgtacttgacggccgcaaccacttcagggcttcacaatagttatggattaCAAAACtacacgttgagtaatcgctcgacatacatcgcagacaataactgatagtctgctttgccagtctaaatgcaTTCACTGTTTGTCGTAGTCttgaggagtgttaatagcatggtggatgtccggttgtgccctgtggaaataataaataaagtgagcaagttgtaactaatcgacggcctcgtccttccgaccaaagagcggagctttatggacccagtgttacccccgacacaacatgggccctggagggaacgtctcccctgcgctcctcgaccacggtctgggagcccacaaacaggaaaggtgtaaagcaacccttgcagagcggcggctccctgtttaaagtgtcacctttattgttagtttagaagcccaaatacctccatattgcacttcacgcaccctctttattaaccagtagaattgtcctttgttgcctttcttcctctccaccatgttattgcttgtatgcactttgtgtgtgcgttttgacacactcaacatcatgcgcctcggctctgtagtcaccgccgcacagcggcattcaggtgaaagaacggtaccggtacttttcaaaggtgataTAGTAcccatttcaattgattagtaccacgatactttattagtagcagtatactgtacaaccctactacacacacatacagtacatagaagaaagtgtattTTTATGGTTtatgtcttgcagacgtccagcagctgatcggtaatccagaagaagtttcccctcagttaggggggagctccactttgaagcaggagactccacaaccaccctgcattaaaaaggaagaggaggaactctgcatcactcaggagggagagtgtcttctaggacgagaggaagctgattacaccaagtttccactgagtattctctctgtgaagactgaagatgatgaagagaaaccacaagtagacaacctcttagctccactatcagatagtgaggctgaagacgaggttgaagaacctttgagcagcgataaagactgtgaaggtgatatgaggactcacactgacaacaaacactctgaatgctctacaaagaagagaggtaaaacatgtttgagctgctcagtttgtgctaaaagttttactaaaaatagccgtttgactgaacacatgagaacacacacaggagaaaaaacatttaagtgttcagtttgtggcaaaagcttttctcgaaatagcattttgactgaacacatgcgaacacacacaggtgaaaaaacatttaagtgttcagtttgtggcaaaagcttctCTCGAAAAAGcattttgactgaacacatgagaacacacacaggtgaaaaaacatttaattgttcagtttgtggcataaGTTTTTCTCGAAATAgcgatttgactcaacacatgagaacacatacaggagaaaaaccatttaagtgttcagtttgtggcaaacgcTTTTCTCGAAATGGcagtttgactaaacacatgagaacacacacaggtgaaaaaccatttaattgttcagtttgtggcaacaatttttctcaaaatagctctttgactgcacacatgagaacacacacaggagaaaaaacatttaagtgttccgtttgtgacaaaagcttttctcgaagtAGCAATTTggctaaacacatgagaacacatacaggtgaaaaaccatttaattgttcagtttgcggcAACAGCTTTGCTCAAAAtagctctttgactcaacacatgagaacacacacaggagaaaaaacatttaagtgttccgtatgtgacaaaagcttttctcgaagtagcattttgactaaacacatgagaacacacacaggtgaaaaaacatttaattgttcagtttgtgacaaAAGCTTTTCTAATAAGAGCAtattgactaaacacatgagaacacacacaggtgaaaaaccatttaactgttcaATTTGTGGTGAAAACTTTTCTATTAAGAAccgtttgactgaacacatgagaacacacacaggtgaaaaaccatttagttgttcagtgtgctgtaaaaggttcccacataatgcagacgcagtaaaacacataaaaacacacaagagaaaataaccaattatctgtttagtttgtggtatgttgctcatatgtggtgacatccaccctacccaggacctcctcactgcttctttcacaaatatctgaggtattcatacaaacttggattatttggagcataatcttatccactcatgaccccatgtcttctctgtatctgaaaccttcctgaacagtaagatagatgatgcttcaagtgcttggttactccttcttcagtccagggacctggggcctcatgtgtcaagtttgtgcacgctcaaaaacctgcactacaccctttttcactgcaaagttgagatgtatcaaaactgacattGACGCgaaagtgatgctgggtaactgtttgcataacaaactgccaacttttactcctcagactgaatGATGTTtaaatcagagacatatgaacaattaacccccaacccccacaacccaacccccacctccctcgacattcgggcataacaggttcaatccgggcccgtgagatgagtttgcgaagtgtaaaattcagctgcattttaaatgaaagaaactgctgttctaattgtgtccactggatgtcgcattagcaattctgttaggcaagcaaatactttataccggggcgagcaagtataccaagcaagaggtacacggtaaagcggggctgtgactcctccccctccacccaacgtaaaacaggagtaaaataagcaatcagtaaccccacttaaaatgcagcatgagacactgcacactgatatagttctgtgaaaatgattgtcttctgtgcaaatgtaaagaaagtgaacagtgtgtgatttactgcaatactgtcagtcttttcactttttatttgtgctttgttgaaattgttcacacattgcacagcttttatttttctatcaatacacattatgtctagaagacaggaagtaactcaacactcttgaatagtttctacctcagtgtgtatggtttgttgagttagcacaggattaatatgtggaaatgacaaatgaggtagttgatacatagaatactttttattcatgctttatttagttttttgttcaatcctagatgggttgtgagttaaagtttaatagaaacactgagattaagtctaaattcattgtgttcttcaaggtgttttttgaaaatgcaccattttttcccctctaaatgtttaactaacttgaagtgttttgtcaaaaaAGATTTTTtgtgaatgtgtttgttctatttttggccaaagtaaaataaagaaaacaatctaaagttgtcgtagtcgtatttttaagttatcatgccatgattttacccgtcccgcccacgtggaaatagattttcctccatgcggcccctgagctaaaatgagttttacaccccagctgtaatgtgactcatgtgagcaggttactgtataaacacattttgttataagttataaaaatgtgttcagttctcagagacacatcaatgtcaggctgacaatcgctcttccgctttctccaaacacgagaacaaagcagctcctactgacttgtgattggtcagaccgtgcccatcttaatcacatggctaatttcaatataataaattgcgatgtaacacaattgaatatcttatatgctcagacagtaatgtgtttatataagtttagattgtgttatgtttgtaatggggaaagacgttaatgtgtcttgttttcatgttttcatgtaagatagttgacatttagcatgatagctgttaactggtgattagtgatgttaagtgtctaagatggtagttattgattagcagtgcgatgagggctttctgctggtgagtgattagcactacagttagagccacctatcgctaggtagaaatgagcagtttcaccaacatttttatgtgaaaccatattactaactgtctggtgttttacaggattcatggaagtttattgtcatagcagcacacgatacacatgagatggcacacaatttagtagcacgtgaacaataggattggtcctggtggagatctacactcttcgtgcttttcttctttattcagagtaatcatttgaTTTTGtaaaggtttttaactaaaacaactaagtagcttcaaaaatatttgtgtttcttgtagtatttaaaatataggatttttttcttcaatgtttgccctttttctggtttgaacaacagccatcAATAAAGTCTGTGCatgtgcttgtatatatatatattttttcaaagagTAGTTGTCCATTATTTAATGTTAGATACTTTTGCTAACCATTGTTTTAAAACAAGATTaaattgcctttattttgaaaaacagctGCTGTGGAGTAGGAAACGAAAGTTGCTGActtctagcgcatgcgcaaatgtacttgaagccaagcaaaaagacgaagaccgcatgctatggttgttcggagattcttcgaattcacgatcttaaagtcatatgattcacagcaaatatagcaacaaatatctcaattggtatttttcaaagccacgaaacgtgcattgagtttggagcgatatctgaagtgaagattgaagacgtgatagaagatggacgactactgctatgctaagatggcgacgtccgctaaaagagaacatgaaagagaatcagcgccaccaacggagataaagacgaaagatgaaggtgagtcagTTGACGTTTCTAATAACGTCATTTTGCAGACTGAAATAGGTGTGGATGAGAAATgagccgaccttgttgaagaatgtaaagaaagagccgccatgattgttagcttgaagaaggcagtggagttcacatcagaggagatgaaagaatgcaaaagtcaaatttaGAAACTAAAAGCAAAACAACAACTCTGTTAGGCTCGTTTGGTGTGTTTTTATATTCATCATGTCGTGGTTTAGAGGTAAGGTGAGTATTTAGTCACATTTAACAAAGTCTCTGTACAGTTTGTCGTGTCGTCAAGTAACAGAAAAGAATGGACGTGTTCAAGTCGCGAGCAACGACTCGTTAGCAGCGTGTTTTGAAGACTAGCCTACAGTTGTTTGGTCGCTGTCTGAATTTTTTAATCAAAACAGAAGAGTTCCTCTTTCCTATGTTTGGCAAATGCCACTAATAGAAAAGTAAGCTCGCATTACTAAGCTAAGTTATTCATGGAGTCCatcaagttattcgatggatttttgagtggacataacagccactatctctaaggccccttctacactaagcaggctaaggttatccagggtatatCTCACCTAACCTTatacttgtccacacacacacaatgccaccgtttaagaccccctcccccctccgtccgctggcgcaacgcgacctaatacgcatgcgtggTAAATGCGCACATCATAgccatctccagtgttgctttgtgtgcaagttcttaaatgtaacttatctgaacaatatccagtgttgtggtatttcaatgaactggaatccagtgtgctgtggggccttattgtagtgaatcacacctgagccatcatccatccatcttcttccgcttatccgaggccgcgtcacggtggcagcagcctaagcacggaagcccagacttccctctccccagccacttcgtccagctctgaggcgttcccaggtcagccaGGATACATAGTCTtcacaacgtgtcctgggtcttccccgtggcctcctaccggtcggacgtgccctaaacacccgtttgggtggcatcctgaccagatgcccgaaccacctcatctggctcctctccatgtggaggagcagcggcgttGCTTTGAGCTTTGtttgatggcagagcttctcaccctatctctaagggagagacccgccacccggcggaggaaactcatttcggcagcttgtacccgtgatcttgtccttttggtcataatccaaagctcgtgaccataggtgaggatgggaacgtagatcgaccggtaaattgagagcttttccttccggctctgctccttcttcaccacaacggatcgatacagcatccacattactgaagacgccgcaccaatccgcctgtcgatctcacgatccactcttcccttacttgtgaacaagactctgaggtacttgaactcctccacttgggacaagGTCTCCTCCACTCCACcctttttccaggcgagaaccatggactcggacttggaggtgctgattctcatcccagtcgcttcacactcggctgggaaccaatccagtgagagctgaagatcctggccagatgaatccatcaggactacatcatctgcaaaaagcagagacctaatcctgcagccaccaaaccggatcccctcaacgccttgactgcgccgagtattctgtccataaaagttatgaacagaatctgtgacaaagggcagccttggcggagtccaaccctcactggaaatgtgtccgacttactgccggcaaagcggaccaagctctgacactgatcatacagggagcgaaccgccacaatcaagacagtccgataccccatactctttgagcactccccacaggacttcccgaaggacacggtcgaatgccttctccaactacacaaagcacatgtagactggttgggcaaactcccatgcaccctcaaggaccctgccgagagtttagagctgttccacagttccacgagcaggacaaaaaccacactgttcctcctgaatccaaggttccactatccggcgtagcctcctctccagtactcctgaatagaccttaccgggaaggctgaggagtgggattccacgatagttggaacacaccctccggttccccttcttaaagagaggaaccaccaccccggtctgccaatccagaggtaccgcccccgatgtccacgcaatgcgtcagagtcttgtcaaccaagacagcatccagagccttgaggaactccaggcagatctcatccacccctggggccttgccacaaaaagctttttaactacctcagcaacctcagtcccagaaataggagagcccaccacagattccctaaGCACTGCTCCCTCATAagaagacgtgttggtaggattgaggaggtcttcgaagtattccctccaccgatccacaacatccgcggtcaaggtcagcagaacaccatcaacatttacctcacaatttacaatattccatattacatatagtctgctataatcaaggattagattagaatagaacagaacgttttactgacattatattaaattattcatgatttatggttgccactcctggtctgtgctttaagaaaaatacaattattaattaagtACTAAAAACGAAACTATGGAtgaatgtacacagataagccatgtagcaggtaaaacacatttattaaagacaaaacacaaatggtaggaatttgttacaaaatgtagtcatttcacttgcattagttgactgctaattgggcagttttaactgtgctaatatttggcatcaagttcctacgtatctacatgtgcacagcaggggagctggttaacttatgaaaatagtatgtgtgtttgtgagaatgtcaacgtgttgtctgagtgacgtcagtaagtgagtgggcgagtaaggagaggtagtggtagcatgtgcaggagtgttaatagcatggtggatgtccggttgtgccctgtggaaataataaataaagtgagcaagttgtaactaatctacggcctcgtccttccgaccaaagagctttatggacccagtgttacccccgacacaacatgtcaccgccgcacagcggaattcagatgaaagaacggtacttttcaaaggtgctaTAATACtgttttcaattgattagtaccagcacggtggaagaggggttagtgcgtctgcctcacaatacgaaggtcctgagtaatcgtgagttcaatcccgggcttgggattctgtgtggagtttgcatgttctccccgtgactgcctgggttccctccgggtactccggcttcctcccacctccaaagacatgcacctggggataggttgattggcaacactaaattggccctagtgtgtgaatgtgagtgtgaatgttgtctgtctatctgtgttggccctgcgatgaggtggcgacttgtccagggtgtaccccgccttctgcccgattgtagctgagatagactccagcgccccccgcgaccctgaagggaataagcggtagaaaatggatggatggatggatgaatggagtaccacgatactttattagtagcagtatactgtacaaccctactacacacacatacagtacatagaagaaagtgtgtttttgttgtttgtgtcttgcagacgtccagcagctgatcggtaatccagaagaagtttcccctcagttaggggggagctccactttgaagcaggagactccacaacc from Entelurus aequoreus isolate RoL-2023_Sb linkage group LG17, RoL_Eaeq_v1.1, whole genome shotgun sequence encodes the following:
- the LOC133632063 gene encoding zinc finger protein Xfin-like; its protein translation is MDDYCYAKMATSAKREHERESAPPTSSKSPTEIKTKDEDVQQLIGNPEEVSPQLGGSSTLKQETPQPPCIKKEEEELCITQEGECLLGREEADYTKFPLSILSVKTEDDEEKPQVDNLLAPLSDSEAEDEVEEPLSSDKDCEGDMRTHTDNKHSECSTKKRGKTCLSCSVCAKSFTKNSRLTEHMRTHTGEKTFKCSVCGKSFSRNSILTEHMRTHTGEKTFKCSVCGKSFSRKSILTEHMRTHTGEKTFNCSVCGISFSRNSDLTQHMRTHTGEKPFKCSVCGKRFSRNGSLTKHMRTHTGEKPFNCSVCGNNFSQNSSLTAHMRTHTGEKTFKCSVCDKSFSRSSNLAKHMRTHTGEKPFNCSVCGNSFAQNSSLTQHMRTHTGEKTFKCSVCDKSFSRSSILTKHMRTHTGEKTFNCSVCDKSFSNKSILTKHMRTHTGEKPFNCSICGENFSIKNRLTEHMRTHTGEKPFSCSVCCKRFPHNADAVKHIKTHKRERESAPPTEIKTKDEDVQQLIGNPEEVSPQLGGSSTLKQETPQPPCIKKEEEELCITQEGECLLGREEADYTKFPLSILSVKTEDDEEKPQVDNLLAPLSDSEAEDEVEEPLSSDKDCEGDMRTHTDNKHSECSTKKRGKTCLSCSVCAESFTKKSRLTKHMRTHTGEKTFKCSVCGKRFSRNGNLIRHMRTHTGEKTCKCSVCGKSFFRNICLTQHMRTHTGEKPFNCSVCGNSFSQNSSLTQHMRTHTGEKPFNCSVCGNSFSQNSNLTKHMRTHTGEKPFNCSVCGNSFSHNSNLTQHMRTHTGEKPFSCSVCGNSFSQNSNLTQHMKTHTGEKTCNCSVCGNSFSQNSDLTQHMRTHTGEQQFNCSVCGTSFSQNRSLCRHIRTHTGGKPFSCSMCCKRFTHNAGAVKHIRTHKGKYMYQN